The following coding sequences are from one Methanococcoides orientis window:
- the uvrB gene encoding excinuclease ABC subunit UvrB, protein MSSFKLVSEYDPKGDQPEAIRKLVEGLDKGLKHQVLLGVTGSGKTFTVANVIQKVQKPTLVIAHNKTLAAQLFSEFREFFPDNAVEYFVSYYDYYQPEAYLPTTDTYIEKDSSVNEEIDRLRLSATKSLIERRDVIVISSVSSIYNIGSPEEWRSMSVILRPGEQIERSDLFARLINIQYERNEMDYAKGTFRSKGDTVEVFPAQETHGIRIELFGDEIDRISSFDPLTGKTLGVVKEDNSIVIYPAKHFVMPQEEMVHALDSIEEELEDQVAKLESEDRILEAQRLLQRTKFDMEMIRELGYCSGIENYSRHFDGRSPGDPPSSLLEFFPDDFLLVIDESHVTIPQIRGMHNGDRARKESLVNYGFRLPSAFDNRPLRYNEFHQKINQAIYVSATPADYELEISSAVVEQIIRPTGLVDPEVFVRPVENQIDDLIGEVNKVTERGWRTLVTTLTKRMAEDLTDYLLEMGIRVRYMHSDIDTLMRAEIIRDLRKGEFDVLVGINLLREGLDIPEVAFVAILDADKEGFLRSERSLIQTIGRASRNAEGYVILYADNMTGSMAGALKESARRREMQLAYNKEHNIIPQTIRKALQKELVEAEYEEVKSEVLEVAEDLSDMELADMIIDLEAEMHSAAANLEFERAAALRDQIKELRSTYIL, encoded by the coding sequence ATGAGCAGTTTTAAGCTTGTATCTGAATATGATCCAAAAGGCGACCAGCCAGAAGCTATCAGGAAGTTGGTGGAAGGTTTGGACAAGGGGCTAAAACATCAGGTATTGTTGGGTGTGACCGGGTCCGGTAAGACATTCACAGTTGCAAATGTAATTCAGAAAGTGCAGAAGCCTACGCTTGTAATTGCTCATAACAAGACCCTTGCAGCTCAGTTGTTCTCGGAGTTCAGGGAGTTCTTTCCTGACAATGCTGTGGAATACTTTGTCAGCTATTATGATTACTATCAACCTGAGGCTTATCTCCCGACCACCGATACTTACATCGAAAAGGATTCCTCTGTGAATGAAGAGATTGACAGGTTGAGACTTTCAGCCACAAAGTCCCTGATAGAACGCAGGGATGTTATTGTTATTTCCAGTGTTTCCAGCATTTACAACATAGGTTCTCCGGAAGAATGGAGGTCGATGTCTGTTATTTTGAGGCCTGGTGAGCAGATCGAAAGGAGTGACCTTTTTGCACGTCTTATCAATATCCAGTATGAGCGCAACGAAATGGACTATGCCAAAGGTACGTTCCGTTCTAAAGGGGATACTGTGGAAGTGTTCCCGGCACAGGAGACGCATGGAATCCGTATAGAGCTGTTTGGTGATGAGATCGACAGGATCTCTTCTTTTGATCCTCTAACCGGTAAGACGCTCGGGGTTGTGAAAGAAGATAACAGCATTGTGATATATCCTGCAAAGCATTTTGTAATGCCTCAGGAAGAGATGGTGCATGCGCTGGACTCTATTGAGGAGGAGCTTGAGGACCAGGTCGCAAAGCTTGAGTCTGAGGACCGGATACTTGAAGCCCAGAGGCTGTTGCAGCGTACGAAATTCGATATGGAGATGATCCGTGAACTGGGATACTGCAGTGGTATCGAGAACTATTCCCGTCATTTCGACGGTAGGAGCCCGGGCGACCCTCCGTCCTCTCTGCTTGAGTTCTTCCCTGACGATTTTCTTCTGGTGATCGATGAATCCCATGTGACCATCCCGCAGATAAGGGGGATGCATAATGGGGACCGGGCCAGGAAGGAATCCCTGGTCAACTATGGTTTCCGTTTACCTTCTGCTTTTGATAATAGACCTTTGAGGTACAATGAGTTCCACCAGAAGATAAACCAGGCGATATATGTGTCAGCCACTCCTGCAGACTATGAGCTGGAGATAAGCAGTGCAGTCGTGGAGCAGATCATCAGGCCGACCGGTCTTGTGGACCCTGAAGTATTCGTGCGCCCTGTGGAGAATCAGATCGATGATCTTATCGGTGAGGTCAACAAGGTCACAGAACGCGGCTGGCGCACTCTTGTGACAACCCTTACCAAACGAATGGCTGAAGACCTGACCGACTACTTGCTGGAAATGGGGATACGGGTGCGGTACATGCATTCGGACATTGACACTCTGATGCGGGCGGAGATCATCCGGGACTTAAGGAAAGGCGAGTTCGATGTTCTTGTCGGCATCAACCTTTTGAGGGAAGGTCTTGACATTCCTGAGGTTGCGTTTGTTGCGATCCTCGATGCGGACAAGGAAGGATTCCTGCGTTCGGAGAGGTCACTCATACAGACGATCGGTAGGGCATCCAGGAATGCGGAAGGTTATGTAATACTGTATGCTGACAATATGACTGGCTCAATGGCAGGTGCACTAAAGGAATCCGCCCGTAGGCGTGAGATGCAACTTGCGTATAACAAGGAGCATAACATAATCCCGCAGACCATCAGGAAGGCTTTGCAGAAAGAGCTTGTAGAAGCAGAATACGAGGAAGTGAAGTCCGAGGTGCTGGAGGTTGCAGAGGATCTTTCCGACATGGAACTTGCTGATATGATCATTGACCTTGAGGCAGAGATGCACTCCGCGGCTGCAAATCTGGAATTTGAGAGGGCAGCGGCGCTAAGGGACCAGATCAAAGAACTTCGCAGTACATATATTTTATAA
- a CDS encoding bile acid:sodium symporter family protein produces MIRKFTSLFPLWAIIFAIAAFMHPDVFSPYKDAITPLLGVVMFGMGVTLSAEDFLLVLKRPGVIVLGTAMQYILMPFIAFLISYMLHLPTEIMAGLVLLGCCPGGTASNVICYLAKGDVALSITLTSVSTVMAFILTPALTWIYIGQAVPVEVGSMMMSIAKIVLIPVALGIIINTLFDRHIERFKHAFPALSVAAIAFIIAIIIALNNDNILTAGKMVIIAVALHNGFGFASGYFLSKVLGLDDKDARTLAIEVGMQNSGLSVALAVKYFSPLAALPGALFSIWHNIMGSALAAYWSSGKDKNDIEMLTDAPPKRW; encoded by the coding sequence ATGATAAGAAAATTCACCTCCCTTTTCCCTTTGTGGGCAATCATCTTCGCAATAGCAGCCTTTATGCACCCTGATGTTTTTTCCCCCTATAAGGATGCAATAACCCCATTACTCGGGGTCGTGATGTTTGGTATGGGAGTTACACTCTCAGCAGAGGACTTCCTGCTTGTGCTCAAAAGGCCGGGCGTAATTGTACTTGGAACTGCCATGCAGTATATACTGATGCCATTTATTGCATTTCTCATATCATATATGCTTCATCTCCCCACTGAGATCATGGCAGGGCTGGTACTGTTGGGTTGCTGCCCGGGAGGGACTGCTTCAAACGTTATCTGCTATCTTGCAAAAGGTGACGTGGCCCTTTCAATAACGCTTACATCCGTATCCACAGTAATGGCATTTATCCTGACTCCCGCACTTACATGGATCTACATTGGACAAGCAGTACCTGTCGAGGTTGGAAGCATGATGATGAGCATTGCAAAGATAGTGCTCATCCCGGTGGCACTTGGAATCATCATAAACACACTTTTCGATAGGCATATTGAAAGATTCAAACATGCATTTCCTGCACTATCCGTAGCTGCCATAGCATTTATCATTGCCATAATAATTGCCCTGAACAATGATAATATTCTCACTGCGGGAAAAATGGTGATAATCGCGGTGGCCCTTCACAATGGTTTTGGATTTGCCAGTGGGTATTTCCTTTCAAAAGTGCTGGGGCTTGATGACAAGGATGCCAGAACACTGGCAATAGAAGTGGGCATGCAGAACTCAGGATTAAGTGTCGCACTTGCTGTAAAGTATTTCTCACCCCTGGCTGCCCTGCCTGGCGCTTTATTCAGCATCTGGCACAATATAATGGGCTCTGCGCTGGCTGCATACTGGTCATCTGGTAAAGACAAAAATGACATAGAGATGCTAACTGATGCTCCCCCAAAACGATGGTGA
- the uvsE gene encoding UV DNA damage repair endonuclease UvsE, whose protein sequence is MKLGYPCINRSIGCAANRKFRLSSYSEEKLINTIANNLDCMQRILKYNLRNNLLFFRISSDTIPFASHPICDFDWADHFSSKLLEIGRFIITNGMRISMHPDQFILLNSPDMDVTQRSISELEYHCKLLDSMGLDRSAKIQIHVGGVYKDRKQAVGRFVERYESLDESLRERLVVENDDRLYSLRDCLLINELCGMPVIFDSFHHECLNNAEGFFNAVGSASATWCKEDGIPMIDYSCQQEGARKGKHATSIDVALFRDFLEEVRDFDLDIMLEIRDKEKSALKGIGIMKELGLV, encoded by the coding sequence ATGAAATTGGGTTATCCCTGTATTAACCGGAGCATTGGTTGTGCTGCAAACAGGAAATTCAGGCTTTCTTCATATTCTGAAGAGAAATTGATCAACACGATAGCCAACAATCTGGATTGCATGCAGAGGATACTGAAATATAATCTCAGAAACAATCTTTTGTTCTTCAGGATAAGTTCTGATACTATTCCCTTTGCTTCACATCCCATATGTGACTTTGACTGGGCAGATCATTTCAGTTCAAAGCTACTGGAGATCGGCCGGTTCATAATTACTAATGGCATGAGGATCTCCATGCATCCGGACCAGTTCATACTTCTTAACTCTCCTGATATGGATGTCACTCAAAGGTCTATCTCAGAACTTGAATACCACTGCAAACTTCTGGATTCCATGGGGCTTGATAGAAGTGCAAAGATACAGATTCATGTCGGGGGTGTCTACAAGGACCGGAAACAGGCAGTTGGGCGGTTTGTTGAAAGATATGAGTCTCTCGATGAGAGTCTGAGGGAAAGGCTTGTTGTCGAGAACGATGACCGGCTCTACAGCCTCAGGGATTGTCTCCTGATAAATGAACTATGCGGGATGCCTGTTATTTTTGATAGTTTCCACCATGAATGTCTCAACAATGCTGAAGGCTTTTTCAATGCTGTGGGAAGTGCCTCTGCAACATGGTGTAAAGAGGATGGCATACCAATGATCGACTACAGCTGCCAGCAGGAAGGTGCAAGGAAAGGAAAGCATGCAACATCCATAGATGTTGCGCTTTTTCGGGATTTTCTTGAAGAGGTCAGGGATTTTGACCTTGACATAATGCTGGAGATTCGGGATAAGGAAAAGAGCGCATTAAAGGGCATTGGTATTATGAAGGAACTAGGTCTGGTATGA
- a CDS encoding SOUL family heme-binding protein, with protein MENKGAVFVIVATLLVLVAIWFLMGVRISMSTEQVNYTVIEELGGGVEVRQYGGNTFISADADGSNSGFRILSGYIFGKNEQNTKIAMTAPVISRQEGDVMHMSFVLPEGYDSKNVPTPMDDDILIHDVPPRKLVVIKFSGYVTDSKIESHRAILEEKISENGLNTKGEVFLMRYNPPWVPPLIMKNELAVEIE; from the coding sequence ATGGAAAATAAGGGGGCAGTATTTGTGATAGTGGCAACATTGTTGGTACTTGTTGCAATCTGGTTCCTGATGGGGGTCAGGATATCTATGAGTACTGAACAGGTTAATTATACGGTGATCGAAGAGCTTGGCGGTGGTGTTGAGGTAAGGCAGTATGGGGGGAACACTTTCATCTCTGCAGATGCAGATGGCTCGAACTCCGGTTTCAGGATACTCTCCGGTTACATATTTGGAAAGAATGAACAAAATACAAAGATAGCGATGACAGCTCCTGTGATCTCAAGGCAGGAGGGGGATGTTATGCATATGTCCTTCGTCCTGCCGGAAGGTTATGATTCTAAAAATGTACCCACTCCTATGGATGACGATATTCTGATCCATGATGTGCCTCCAAGAAAACTTGTGGTGATCAAGTTCTCCGGCTATGTCACAGATTCTAAAATTGAATCGCACAGGGCCATACTTGAGGAAAAGATCTCCGAAAATGGCCTGAATACAAAAGGCGAGGTATTCCTCATGAGATACAATCCGCCGTGGGTGCCACCTCTTATCATGAAGAACGAACTTGCAGTGGAGATCGAGTAA
- a CDS encoding cryptochrome/photolyase family protein, whose translation MSRFQRSLFVFRRDLRVDDNTALLSALEMSQEVVPCFIFDPRLSDPSRKNFNSNAFQFLLESLDDLREQLEAVGGRLYFFSGLPEDVIGNLLENAGIDAIFMNHDYTPFSFKRDELIASLCNNRNVDLLQFHDCLLTEPGTVRTKQGTPYKVFTQFFRSASKWDVLTPSMLNGVSEDITDHFYTGGLGAGEVYVVSDVAFLKGSLPEKNDQLFTHGGRSNGLSVLKSLSEFSNYGRERDLPYVRGTTGLSAHNKLGTISIREFYYSVLHELGRNHILISELYWRDFFTQLAFEFPEVFRHAFKRKFDDLEWGNDRKLFEAWCSGNTGFPIVDAGMRQLNSTGYMHNRVRMIVASFLVKDLHIDWKWGERYFASKLVDYDPCVNNGNWQWAASTGADSQPYFRIFNPWRQQKKFDRDCEYIKEWVPELADVESPDIHKLEMGGRLEVLNYPKPIVDHSKERQIALLMFKSASQIADV comes from the coding sequence ATGTCCCGCTTCCAGCGTTCTCTCTTTGTTTTCAGGAGGGATCTGCGGGTCGATGACAATACTGCTCTTCTTTCAGCTCTTGAGATGTCTCAGGAGGTGGTCCCTTGTTTCATCTTCGACCCGCGCCTGAGCGATCCTTCAAGGAAGAACTTCAACAGCAATGCCTTTCAGTTCCTTCTGGAATCGCTTGACGACCTCAGGGAGCAACTGGAAGCTGTGGGTGGCAGGTTGTACTTTTTTTCAGGTCTTCCGGAAGATGTGATCGGTAACCTTCTGGAAAATGCCGGTATTGATGCGATCTTCATGAACCATGATTACACTCCTTTCAGTTTTAAAAGGGATGAGCTAATCGCAAGTTTGTGCAATAACAGGAATGTTGACCTGCTTCAATTCCACGATTGCCTGCTCACTGAGCCCGGAACCGTGCGTACTAAACAGGGTACTCCGTACAAGGTATTCACACAGTTCTTCCGGTCGGCCTCGAAATGGGATGTTCTCACTCCTTCAATGTTAAATGGTGTAAGTGAAGACATTACTGATCATTTTTACACCGGGGGTCTCGGGGCAGGTGAGGTCTATGTTGTTTCAGATGTAGCTTTTTTGAAAGGCTCGCTTCCTGAGAAAAACGATCAGCTGTTTACACATGGTGGGAGAAGCAATGGCCTGTCCGTTCTGAAGTCTCTTTCTGAGTTCTCGAACTATGGTCGTGAACGTGATCTGCCTTATGTCAGGGGGACGACCGGCCTTTCTGCACACAACAAGCTGGGTACGATCTCCATAAGGGAGTTCTATTATTCGGTCCTTCATGAACTTGGCAGGAATCACATACTAATCAGTGAACTGTACTGGCGGGATTTTTTCACACAACTTGCTTTTGAGTTCCCTGAGGTCTTCAGACATGCATTCAAAAGAAAGTTCGATGATCTTGAGTGGGGCAATGACCGGAAGTTATTCGAAGCATGGTGTTCGGGAAACACAGGTTTCCCTATTGTGGATGCAGGGATGAGGCAGCTTAACAGCACTGGATACATGCATAATCGTGTGAGGATGATCGTAGCTTCCTTCCTTGTAAAAGATCTTCACATAGACTGGAAGTGGGGTGAGCGCTATTTCGCAAGTAAACTGGTGGATTATGATCCTTGTGTGAACAATGGGAACTGGCAATGGGCTGCTTCAACAGGTGCGGATTCCCAACCATATTTCAGGATATTCAATCCCTGGCGTCAGCAGAAGAAGTTCGACAGGGATTGTGAATACATCAAAGAGTGGGTCCCGGAGCTTGCAGACGTTGAATCGCCGGATATCCACAAGCTGGAAATGGGTGGTCGGTTAGAGGTCCTGAACTATCCAAAACCCATTGTTGACCACAGCAAGGAGCGGCAAATTGCATTGTTAATGTTCAAGTCCGCAAGTCAGATCGCTGATGTCTGA
- the msrA gene encoding peptide-methionine (S)-S-oxide reductase MsrA: MEKATLAAGCFWGVEENFSRIKGVTSTKVGYTGGLMADPGYYDVATGTTGHAESIEIIFDPDIISYEELLEVFWDIHDPTTKNKQGPDIGTQYRSAIFYHDEKQKKAALSSKKKQEESKRYDSDIKTEIVPASIFYPAEEYHQKYFEKLRSR, translated from the coding sequence ATGGAAAAAGCCACACTTGCAGCAGGATGTTTCTGGGGAGTTGAGGAAAACTTCAGCCGGATAAAGGGAGTAACATCAACAAAAGTAGGATACACAGGCGGTTTAATGGCAGATCCCGGATACTATGATGTAGCCACAGGAACCACCGGACATGCCGAATCCATAGAGATAATTTTCGATCCGGATATAATTTCATACGAAGAACTGCTGGAAGTGTTCTGGGACATACATGACCCTACCACAAAGAACAAGCAGGGACCTGATATCGGCACACAATACAGGTCTGCGATCTTTTACCATGATGAGAAGCAAAAAAAAGCTGCCCTGAGTTCAAAGAAAAAGCAGGAAGAAAGCAAAAGATATGATAGTGATATAAAAACCGAAATTGTCCCAGCTTCAATTTTTTATCCTGCAGAAGAATATCATCAGAAATACTTCGAAAAACTAAGATCAAGATAA
- the msrB gene encoding peptide-methionine (R)-S-oxide reductase MsrB: MIEKIKRSEEEWKKLLTPEQYAILREKRTEMPFTGKLLSNKKKGTYNCGACGQVIFASDKKFDSQSGWPSFYDVISSDRVELATDDSHFMHRIEVICSNCGSHLGHVFDDGPEPTGKRYCINSAALQFGEDE; the protein is encoded by the coding sequence ATAATAGAGAAAATAAAGAGGTCAGAAGAGGAGTGGAAAAAGCTGCTGACACCTGAACAGTATGCAATTTTAAGGGAAAAGAGAACGGAAATGCCGTTTACAGGGAAACTGTTGTCAAACAAGAAAAAGGGAACATATAACTGCGGCGCCTGTGGCCAGGTCATATTCGCATCAGATAAGAAGTTCGATTCACAATCCGGGTGGCCAAGCTTTTACGATGTGATATCCAGTGATCGTGTGGAACTTGCCACTGACGACAGCCACTTCATGCACCGGATAGAAGTGATCTGCTCTAATTGTGGAAGCCACCTGGGACATGTTTTTGATGACGGTCCGGAACCCACAGGGAAGCGTTATTGTATAAATTCTGCAGCCCTCCAGTTCGGGGAAGATGAATAA
- a CDS encoding Rieske (2Fe-2S) protein, producing MAEYLELCSTTDVPEGEMRSFTAGGSEVLVVNLKGEFYGLDAICNHMGGKLVEGRLRDNLVICPVHRCRYDVTSGKVKRGAGFLVETFSGKCGDQKAYELKVEDGKVFVNM from the coding sequence ATGGCGGAATATTTAGAATTATGCAGTACAACTGATGTACCGGAAGGGGAAATGAGGAGCTTCACAGCTGGGGGTAGCGAGGTTCTGGTGGTTAACCTGAAAGGGGAATTCTATGGTCTTGATGCCATCTGCAATCACATGGGTGGCAAATTGGTCGAAGGAAGGCTCAGGGATAACCTTGTGATATGTCCTGTTCACAGGTGCCGTTATGATGTGACTTCCGGCAAGGTCAAAAGGGGTGCAGGTTTTTTAGTTGAGACGTTTTCAGGAAAATGTGGTGACCAGAAAGCATACGAGCTCAAAGTAGAGGATGGCAAGGTCTTCGTAAATATGTAA
- a CDS encoding mechanosensitive ion channel family protein, translating into MGILDIVPSWLSWDVAIIFSVLVIILTFLLAKLIDRLLKAYFVLASKKMNIDETTYGLVRRIIVALVYFSGFLVIVFSNQGLRDLSIALFAGAGFAGIVIGMAAQSTLSNIIAGISLATFRPFRVGDLLTIHNEYGRVTDITLGYTKIRTWDNRRLNIPNHIISDEAIINWSIDDPSVNWTVEIGISYDSDIDLARSIMIAEARKHPKVMNYEQLLHYQPNKRSGEEISVLVTELGDFAVNLKLYVWVHDRSVAFDTGCELKEAIKKRFDAEGVEIPFPYRTIVYKKDLEESQHESAA; encoded by the coding sequence ATGGGTATTCTGGATATTGTTCCTTCCTGGCTCTCATGGGATGTTGCGATAATTTTTTCCGTTCTGGTCATAATATTGACCTTCCTGTTAGCTAAGCTAATAGATCGGTTGCTAAAGGCATATTTTGTATTGGCCAGCAAAAAAATGAACATCGATGAGACAACTTATGGGCTTGTACGACGAATAATAGTTGCGCTAGTCTATTTCTCCGGTTTCCTTGTGATCGTTTTCAGTAATCAAGGCCTTCGTGACCTGTCCATAGCTCTTTTTGCAGGGGCAGGATTTGCAGGTATTGTTATTGGTATGGCTGCCCAGAGCACGCTTTCCAATATCATTGCAGGTATTTCCCTTGCGACCTTCAGGCCATTTCGTGTAGGTGACCTGCTGACCATACATAATGAATATGGTCGTGTGACTGATATCACGCTGGGCTATACAAAGATCAGGACATGGGACAACAGGAGGCTGAACATTCCTAATCATATCATAAGTGATGAGGCCATCATTAACTGGTCCATTGATGACCCTTCCGTTAACTGGACAGTTGAGATCGGAATAAGTTACGATTCAGATATCGATCTTGCACGTAGTATAATGATCGCTGAGGCTCGTAAACATCCAAAGGTCATGAATTATGAACAACTCCTGCATTATCAGCCCAATAAACGGAGTGGTGAAGAGATCTCTGTGCTGGTCACTGAACTGGGTGATTTCGCGGTGAATCTTAAATTATATGTGTGGGTCCATGACCGCTCAGTTGCATTTGACACTGGCTGTGAACTGAAAGAGGCTATTAAGAAAAGGTTCGATGCTGAAGGAGTTGAGATACCATTCCCATACAGGACCATCGTTTACAAAAAGGACCTAGAAGAGTCGCAGCACGAGTCTGCGGCTTAA
- a CDS encoding class I SAM-dependent methyltransferase: MSAKGNDFETIYGGKNYDIFATLLGFGHSFYERAASEMPIEKGMKVLDLGYATASLDLEIEEKMEHTGKVLGIDLSNNQLAYVDICEENSMTWRGKPI, encoded by the coding sequence ATGAGTGCGAAGGGTAACGACTTTGAGACCATATATGGTGGGAAGAACTACGATATTTTCGCAACGTTGCTGGGATTCGGGCATTCCTTCTATGAAAGAGCCGCATCAGAGATGCCAATTGAAAAAGGAATGAAAGTGCTCGATCTTGGATACGCCACTGCATCACTTGATCTTGAAATAGAAGAGAAGATGGAACATACCGGTAAGGTCCTGGGAATCGACCTTTCAAATAACCAGCTTGCTTATGTGGATATCTGTGAAGAGAACTCCATGACCTGGAGAGGGAAGCCTATCTGA
- a CDS encoding fumarylacetoacetate hydrolase family protein, producing the protein MIGRFKHGDDVFYGSVSGELVTSMDHEGRTFELSELALLPPATPSKIICIGLNYVDHAIELDMEIPTEPVIFMKPSSSLIGPGGKIAYPAMSQRVDYEAELAVVIGKKCRNISSDNAMDVIAGYTCFNDVTARDLQQKDGQWTRSKSFDTFAPLGPFIVPKEELDPSDVNISSFVNGEVRQSSSTSNLIFDIPHLIEFISGIMTLEVGDVIATGTPPGVGELERGDIVEVKIEGIGTLMNEVV; encoded by the coding sequence ATGATAGGTCGATTCAAACACGGTGATGATGTTTTCTATGGTAGTGTCAGCGGGGAGCTCGTTACATCCATGGACCATGAAGGCAGGACATTTGAGCTATCTGAGCTTGCTTTACTTCCTCCTGCAACTCCTTCTAAGATAATATGTATTGGTCTGAACTATGTTGATCATGCTATTGAACTTGATATGGAGATTCCCACAGAGCCTGTAATATTCATGAAGCCTTCCTCTTCGTTGATCGGCCCTGGTGGCAAAATTGCTTATCCTGCCATGAGTCAACGCGTGGACTATGAGGCAGAACTGGCCGTTGTGATCGGGAAAAAGTGCAGGAACATCAGCTCAGATAATGCAATGGATGTCATCGCAGGTTATACCTGCTTTAATGATGTGACAGCTCGTGACCTGCAGCAAAAAGATGGGCAATGGACACGCTCCAAGAGCTTTGATACATTTGCACCTTTAGGTCCTTTCATTGTTCCAAAAGAGGAACTTGATCCTTCTGATGTTAATATCAGCAGTTTTGTGAACGGTGAGGTCAGGCAAAGTTCAAGCACATCGAATCTGATATTTGATATTCCTCACCTGATCGAGTTCATATCCGGGATCATGACCCTTGAGGTCGGTGATGTGATCGCGACAGGTACTCCGCCGGGAGTAGGCGAGTTGGAACGCGGTGACATTGTGGAAGTTAAGATCGAAGGAATTGGTACTTTGATGAATGAGGTTGTATAA